A genome region from Maniola jurtina chromosome 22, ilManJurt1.1, whole genome shotgun sequence includes the following:
- the LOC123876626 gene encoding peroxisomal biogenesis factor 3, whose product MFSSIRNFLQRHKRKFIVTGAVFGSLYLLMSYAQKRLREWQEKEAKKFFDMTRKKQHFESTERTCNQTILSLSKIVSESILSILNTEEIVQKLQDKSDNKLALWDQMKIMIFTRICVLVYALSILNVTLRVQLNIIGGYLYRDSMHEEDPLIDSELQAKYLSLCHHFVGPGVEDLVRQIEKAVKRVVEPISLKKKITLQEVEQVFWSIQTILCTDTNNGDPVKKMVHYLVDHTEINEAKFDTIVKETMDILESDEVTSVAMSAVSRSFSTVVDEVANVFASKWVPTKKNHLEVLEDHVVTNGALKLGGSADPFVDVNKVEMHFVKLLPVVNELITKNTCKNNTNIPDLITQQLTLNEKLKILGANIYEVFSNV is encoded by the coding sequence ATGTTCTCCAGCATTAGAAATTTCTTACAGCGTCACAAGAGAAAGTTCATAGTGACAGGTGCAGTATTTGGATCTCTGTACTTGCTTATGAGCTATGCTCAGAAAAGGCTCAGGGAATGGCAAGAAAAGGAAGCAAAGAAATTTTTTGACATGACCCGCAAAAAACAGCACTTTGAAAGCACAGAGCGAACTTGTAATCAAACTATACTTTCGCTTTCAAAAATTGTCTCAGAAAGTATCTTAAGCATTCTTAACACTGAGGAAATAGTTCAGAAGTTGCAAGATAAGTCTGACAATAAACTGGCTCTATGGGACCAGATGAAGATTATGATTTTTACTAGGATTTGTGTTTTAGTTTATGCATTATCTATCCTTAATGTCACATTGAGagtacaattaaatattattgggGGATATCTGTACAGAGATTCCATGCATGAAGAGGATCCACTTATTGATAGTGAATTGCAAGCAAAATACTTGTCCCTGTGTCATCATTTTGTAGGCCCTGGAGTGGAAGATTTGGTGAGACAAATAGAAAAAGCTGTGAAGAGAGTGGTTGAACCTATCTCCTTGAAAAAGAAAATCACTTTGCAAGAAGTAGAACAAGTGTTCTGGTCCATACAAACAATCTTGTGCACAGACACAAACAATGGGGATCCTGTTAAGAAAATGGTCCACTACTTGGTTGATCATACAGAAATTAACGAAGCTAAGTTTGATACCATTGTTAAAGAGACTATGGATATTTTAGAGAGTGATGAAGTCACATCAGTTGCAATGTCAGCAGTGAGCAGAAGTTTTTCCACAGTTGTTGATGAAGTTGCCAATGTATTTGCATCGAAATGGGTACCAACTAAGAAGAACCATCTAGAAGTACTAGAAGATCATGTTGTAACAAACGGAGCTTTGAAATTGGGAGGTAGTGCAGATCCATTTGTAGATGTTAACAAAGTTGAGATGCACTTTGTTAAATTACTACCAGTCGTTAATGAACTTATAACCAAGAATACTTGCAAGAATAACACAAACATTCCAGACTTAATTACACAACAGCTTACGTTAAATGAGAAGCTGAAAATCCTTGGCGCCAATATATATGAAGTGTTCAGTAATGTATAA